AGCGGTCTAACCCGAGGCGGTCGCCTCTACCGCCCTGCCTTCCCGCACGGCCGCCCGCCGTAGTCGCGCTCACCGGGGAGGGCACAGCGCAGCCCGGTAGGGAGGACGAGGTGAGGCGCGTGACCATAGAGGAGATATCCGATACCCTGCGTGAACTGAGCGTGGCCATCGCTTCGCTGCTCGGGCTGCAGGTAGACGTGGTCAGCGACGGTTTGGTCAGGGTGGCAAAGGCGGGCACGTACGCCGACGCGGTGGGCGTGGAGCCTGGCGACGGCCAAGTGTACCGGCGCGCCATCAGGGAGCGCAGGCCGATTTTCCTCAGCAGCCCAACCCGGGATGAGGTATGCCTGGACTGCCACTCCAGCGAGCGGTGCCGCGCAGCAGGCCAGCTCGTGTGGCCCATCGTGCACGACGAGCGAGTCATCGGGTGCCTCGGGCTGGTGGCGGTGACACAGCAACAGCGGCGGCTGCTACAGAACCAGTCCGAACTGCTGAGCCTCCTCCTCAGTAAGCTCACCGAACTGATCAGCTGGAGGCTGGCTGGCCCGCAGGTCTCGCATCGCCTCTCCCTGATGACGGTCCAGTTCGAGTGCATCGTCGACCAGTTGCCGGAAGGCGTGCTGATTTTGAACCGTTCCGGCACCCTGACTTTCATCAACCGGGCGGCGCGGGCCATGCTCGGGCTGGAGGCCCTGGGCGACATCCGGGGGAGACTGTTGGGGAGCGTCATCTCCAGTCCACAGGTGGACGCCTGCCTCAGGACCGGCAAGGAACTGGTGGAATCGCCCATAGTGTTCCAGGTCGCCCGCCGCACCGTCAGCTGCGTGGGCACCATCCAGTGGGTCAGGCTCAAGACATCCTCGGAGAGCCTTTTTTGCCTTTTCAGGACGCAGGACTCCACCGATCGCCTGGCCGCCCGGCTGAGCGCGCGCGAGCCGCCGTGCACATTCGACAACATCCTGGGCGTCAGCCCGGCTATCCAGGCGGCAAAGAACTGCGCCCTCAGGGTGGCTGCCGGCGATTCCACAGTACTGCTGCTCGGTGAAAGCGGGACGGGGAAAGAGCTTTTTGCCCGTGCCATCCACTCGGCCAGCACCCGCTCAGCAGGACCCTTCGTGGCCATCAACTG
This window of the Bacillota bacterium genome carries:
- a CDS encoding sigma 54-interacting transcriptional regulator, which codes for MTIEEISDTLRELSVAIASLLGLQVDVVSDGLVRVAKAGTYADAVGVEPGDGQVYRRAIRERRPIFLSSPTRDEVCLDCHSSERCRAAGQLVWPIVHDERVIGCLGLVAVTQQQRRLLQNQSELLSLLLSKLTELISWRLAGPQVSHRLSLMTVQFECIVDQLPEGVLILNRSGTLTFINRAARAMLGLEALGDIRGRLLGSVISSPQVDACLRTGKELVESPIVFQVARRTVSCVGTIQWVRLKTSSESLFCLFRTQDSTDRLAARLSAREPPCTFDNILGVSPAIQAAKNCALRVAAGDSTVLLLGESGTGKELFARAIHSASTRSAGPFVAINCGAIPDSLLESELFGYEEGAFTGARKGGKPGKFELASGGTVFLDEIGELPLHMQVKLLRVLEERAVERLGGTRHIPVDVRVIAATNADLQQLVSAGRFRRDLYYRINVVPITIPPLRERPEDIEYLAQAFVRRYSQRLGRPVVGISEEALGVLKAYSWPGNVRELQNVIEYAVNFERGDTITPGSLPAEVLGAARERAEAVQSLALMEREAIEAALSTFGRDGRGKRAAARALGIHLSTFYRKLKRYGLH